One window of Pelobates fuscus isolate aPelFus1 chromosome 9, aPelFus1.pri, whole genome shotgun sequence genomic DNA carries:
- the LOC134572833 gene encoding ligand of Numb protein X 2-like isoform X1, producing the protein MADLLTPTDTASKPPDLCSECGQPHHVNENHIYNFQDEVDDELVCHICLQPLLQPMDTPCGHTYCFRCLKNFLKEKDFCPMDRKKLCFQECHKSSLLVRNLLDKLTVICPLLAECKHVMQRCELEPHLRNRCVGFKKYRAETERKRNPLSVGKEHQDAQTQMPQASGVSDILAESSIAAIVALGTSEPGLVNPAFDEQDDDQPQRTSLVAETNTIEIRRNDPEDELGMRIVGGRDTPLGNIVVQEVLKDSLVATDGKLTPGDHILEVNGMNISNVSHSQAIALLRQPCAALYLTVLQEKGFSQRSLHPESSNSASANKEVIHVTLMKRDRTEPLGIKLVRKTEETGVFVLDLLDGGLAAKDGKLKCNDRVLSINGQDLRQGTPETAAQIIQMSEARVNFVVLRQAAAQAMDISEEGTSSGNSSSSSSGGSPVLPRKRPNQRPYRRKSTNQKQDMPQTLYGVEKVVTVKKEPRESLGITIGGGRDHKNKLPIFVSSIQPVGCLYRDGRIRRGDVLLSINGTDLTSLGYLEAVSVLKSNAASHTVVLKTLEFALGEKPNEVIEGTAEIPRERGGMWSPLWVSWLSLPSTLHWCRHISLRKSTFESWGFSIVGGYEETKGNQPFFIKTIVPATPAFFDGRLKCGDEIVEVNGVSAAGMSNSQLIPMLKEQKNRVTLTVVSWPGSLV; encoded by the exons ATGGCAGATCTCCTCACACCTACCGACACAGCCTCCAAACCACCAGATCTTTGTTCTGAGTGTGGACAACCTCACCACGTCAACGAGAACCACATTTACAACTTCCAGGATGAAGTGGACGATGAACTGGTCTGCCACATATGTCTTCAACCCCTGCTGCAGCCTATGGACACTCCTTGCGGTCACACCTACTGCTTCAGGTGCTTGAAAAACTTTTTGAAGGAGAAGGACTTTTGTCCAATGGACCGCAAGAAGCTTTGCTTCCAGGAATGCCATAAGTCCAGCCTACTAGTCAGGAATTTGTTGGACAAACTGACTGTGATCTGTCCTCTTCTGGCAGAATGTAAGCATGTCATGCAGCGCTGTGAACTGGAGCCACACCTACGCAACAG GTGCGTAGGCTTCAAGAAATACAGAGCAGAGACAGAAAGAAAGCGGAACCCCCTCTCCGTGGGGAAGGAACATCAGGATGCACAAACGCAGATGCCCCAAGCAAGTGGAGTCTCCGATATTTTAGCTGAATCTTCTATCGCTGCTATTGTAGCTCTTGGAACGTCTGAGCCTGGTCTGGTGAATCCAGCATTCGATGAGCAGGATGATG ATCAGCCTCAGAGGACAAGTCTGGTAGCAGAAACAAACACCATTGAAATACGTCGAAATGACCCTGAGGATGAGCTTGGGATGCGGATTGTGGGTGGTCGGGACACACCTCTCGGGAACATTGTAGTTCAAGAAGTTCTGAAAGACTCACTGGTGGCCACAGATGGCAAACTGACACCTGGAGACCACATCCTGGAA GTCAATGGAATGAACATCAGCAACGTGTCTCATAGTCAAGCCATTGCCCTGCTTCGCCAACCCTGTGctgccctgtacctcacagtactccaggagaaaggtttctctcaGAGATCTTTACATCCAGAGAGCAGCAACTCTGCCAGTGCCAACAAGGAAGTAATCCATGTCACTCTAATGAAGAGAGATCGCACTGAGCCACTTGGCATCAAGCTGGTCAGGAAGACAGAGGAAACTGGAGTCTTTGTTCTAGATCTATTAGACGGTGGCCTGGCTGCAAAGGATGGCAAGTTAAAGTGTAACGACAGGGTTCTGTCCATCAACGGGCAGGATCTCAGGCAAGGAACACCTGAAACAGCCGCACAGATTATCCAG ATGAGTGAAGCTCGAGTGAACTTTGTGGTCCTCAGGCAGGCTGCAGCTCAAGCCATGGATATAAGTGAAGAGGGGACTTCTTCTGGaaatagcagcagcagcagcagtggTGGGAGCCCTGTACTTCCACGCAAGAGGCCTAATCAGCGTCCATATAGAAGAAAATCCACAAACCAAaaa CAGGACATGCCTCAGACTCTCTATGGCGTAGAGAAGGTGGTTACGGTAAAGAAAGAGCCAAGGGAATCTCTTGGAATAACCATAGGAGGTGGACGGGATCATAAAAACAAGCTTCCCATCTTTGTGTCCAGTATTCAGCCAGTTGGATGTTTGTACAGAGATGGCCGAATCCGCAGAG ggGACGTGCTCCTGAGCATTAACGGGACTGACCTTACATCACTGGGCTATTTGGAAGCAGTGTCTGTACTGAAGTCCAATGCAGCTTCTCATACAGTTGTTCTGAAAACTCTGGAGTTTGCGCTGGGAGAGAAGCCAAACGAGGTGATAGAGGGAACTGCTGAAATACCAAGAGAACGTGGTGGGATGTGGTCTCCACTTTGGGTATCGTGGCTTTCTTTACCCAG CACTCTCCACTGGTGTCGGCATATTTCTTTACGGAAGAGCACGTTTGAAAGCTGGGGATTCAGCATCGTTGGAGGTTACGAGGAGACCAAAGGCAATCAGCCATTCTTCATTAAAACAATAGTGCCGGCCACACCAGCTTTTTTTGATGGACGCTTGAA GTGTGGCGATGAGATTGTTGAAGTAAATGGTGTGTCTGCAGCAGGAATGAGTAACTCACAGCTGATCCCCATGTTGAAAGAACAGAAGAATAGGGTCACTTTAACCGTGGTATCGTGGCCTGGGAGTTTAGTCTGA
- the LOC134572833 gene encoding ligand of Numb protein X 2-like isoform X2, whose translation MADLLTPTDTASKPPDLCSECGQPHHVNENHIYNFQDEVDDELVCHICLQPLLQPMDTPCGHTYCFRCLKNFLKEKDFCPMDRKKLCFQECHKSSLLVRNLLDKLTVICPLLAECKHVMQRCELEPHLRNRCVGFKKYRAETERKRNPLSVGKEHQDAQTQMPQASGVSDILAESSIAAIVALGTSEPGLVNPAFDEQDDDQPQRTSLVAETNTIEIRRNDPEDELGMRIVGGRDTPLGNIVVQEVLKDSLVATDGKLTPGDHILEVNGMNISNVSHSQAIALLRQPCAALYLTVLQEKGFSQRSLHPESSNSASANKEVIHVTLMKRDRTEPLGIKLVRKTEETGVFVLDLLDGGLAAKDGKLKCNDRVLSINGQDLRQGTPETAAQIIQMSEARVNFVVLRQAAAQAMDISEEGTSSGNSSSSSSGGSPVLPRKRPNQRPYRRKSTNQKDMPQTLYGVEKVVTVKKEPRESLGITIGGGRDHKNKLPIFVSSIQPVGCLYRDGRIRRGDVLLSINGTDLTSLGYLEAVSVLKSNAASHTVVLKTLEFALGEKPNEVIEGTAEIPRERGGMWSPLWVSWLSLPSTLHWCRHISLRKSTFESWGFSIVGGYEETKGNQPFFIKTIVPATPAFFDGRLKCGDEIVEVNGVSAAGMSNSQLIPMLKEQKNRVTLTVVSWPGSLV comes from the exons ATGGCAGATCTCCTCACACCTACCGACACAGCCTCCAAACCACCAGATCTTTGTTCTGAGTGTGGACAACCTCACCACGTCAACGAGAACCACATTTACAACTTCCAGGATGAAGTGGACGATGAACTGGTCTGCCACATATGTCTTCAACCCCTGCTGCAGCCTATGGACACTCCTTGCGGTCACACCTACTGCTTCAGGTGCTTGAAAAACTTTTTGAAGGAGAAGGACTTTTGTCCAATGGACCGCAAGAAGCTTTGCTTCCAGGAATGCCATAAGTCCAGCCTACTAGTCAGGAATTTGTTGGACAAACTGACTGTGATCTGTCCTCTTCTGGCAGAATGTAAGCATGTCATGCAGCGCTGTGAACTGGAGCCACACCTACGCAACAG GTGCGTAGGCTTCAAGAAATACAGAGCAGAGACAGAAAGAAAGCGGAACCCCCTCTCCGTGGGGAAGGAACATCAGGATGCACAAACGCAGATGCCCCAAGCAAGTGGAGTCTCCGATATTTTAGCTGAATCTTCTATCGCTGCTATTGTAGCTCTTGGAACGTCTGAGCCTGGTCTGGTGAATCCAGCATTCGATGAGCAGGATGATG ATCAGCCTCAGAGGACAAGTCTGGTAGCAGAAACAAACACCATTGAAATACGTCGAAATGACCCTGAGGATGAGCTTGGGATGCGGATTGTGGGTGGTCGGGACACACCTCTCGGGAACATTGTAGTTCAAGAAGTTCTGAAAGACTCACTGGTGGCCACAGATGGCAAACTGACACCTGGAGACCACATCCTGGAA GTCAATGGAATGAACATCAGCAACGTGTCTCATAGTCAAGCCATTGCCCTGCTTCGCCAACCCTGTGctgccctgtacctcacagtactccaggagaaaggtttctctcaGAGATCTTTACATCCAGAGAGCAGCAACTCTGCCAGTGCCAACAAGGAAGTAATCCATGTCACTCTAATGAAGAGAGATCGCACTGAGCCACTTGGCATCAAGCTGGTCAGGAAGACAGAGGAAACTGGAGTCTTTGTTCTAGATCTATTAGACGGTGGCCTGGCTGCAAAGGATGGCAAGTTAAAGTGTAACGACAGGGTTCTGTCCATCAACGGGCAGGATCTCAGGCAAGGAACACCTGAAACAGCCGCACAGATTATCCAG ATGAGTGAAGCTCGAGTGAACTTTGTGGTCCTCAGGCAGGCTGCAGCTCAAGCCATGGATATAAGTGAAGAGGGGACTTCTTCTGGaaatagcagcagcagcagcagtggTGGGAGCCCTGTACTTCCACGCAAGAGGCCTAATCAGCGTCCATATAGAAGAAAATCCACAAACCAAaaa GACATGCCTCAGACTCTCTATGGCGTAGAGAAGGTGGTTACGGTAAAGAAAGAGCCAAGGGAATCTCTTGGAATAACCATAGGAGGTGGACGGGATCATAAAAACAAGCTTCCCATCTTTGTGTCCAGTATTCAGCCAGTTGGATGTTTGTACAGAGATGGCCGAATCCGCAGAG ggGACGTGCTCCTGAGCATTAACGGGACTGACCTTACATCACTGGGCTATTTGGAAGCAGTGTCTGTACTGAAGTCCAATGCAGCTTCTCATACAGTTGTTCTGAAAACTCTGGAGTTTGCGCTGGGAGAGAAGCCAAACGAGGTGATAGAGGGAACTGCTGAAATACCAAGAGAACGTGGTGGGATGTGGTCTCCACTTTGGGTATCGTGGCTTTCTTTACCCAG CACTCTCCACTGGTGTCGGCATATTTCTTTACGGAAGAGCACGTTTGAAAGCTGGGGATTCAGCATCGTTGGAGGTTACGAGGAGACCAAAGGCAATCAGCCATTCTTCATTAAAACAATAGTGCCGGCCACACCAGCTTTTTTTGATGGACGCTTGAA GTGTGGCGATGAGATTGTTGAAGTAAATGGTGTGTCTGCAGCAGGAATGAGTAACTCACAGCTGATCCCCATGTTGAAAGAACAGAAGAATAGGGTCACTTTAACCGTGGTATCGTGGCCTGGGAGTTTAGTCTGA